In Chaetodon auriga isolate fChaAug3 chromosome 9, fChaAug3.hap1, whole genome shotgun sequence, the genomic window TGGACGGTGAGTTTATGCTCTGGACGGACTGTATGGAAAGGCTGAACTTCGCCGATCCTGCTAACAGTGCTGACACCACGGCGGACAGTGTGGCGCTTTCGTCTGAATCTAACAGGGTGGTAACGCCACAGACGACGATATACaggcaataaaacaaaagctttgGCGGCTGAGACAGTAACCGGACAAGCCGAGTTGTAAAGTCAAACACAATGTGTGACCAGCGATGATCAACTTGGTGGAAAGTTGGGAGAGACGACGCATCAAAGGACGAAATTataaaaactgatgttttttaaacacagtttggcAAGACGGAGTCAGGTCGTCCGTTAACAAGCTCGAGCTCGTTCCTCGCGTACGAAACTCAAAACTAACGATATGTGCGAAGTGGCcatggaggagcaggagagggacaTCTCGGACATAGACCCGCAGGAGTGCCCCTCGGTGGTGGAGAACGGAGTCATGCTGGTGGTCAATCACAGCCGGGTCCACCCCCCCTTCAGCATCGTGCTGGCCACCGTCCTCTACTGCGCAGAGTTCGTCACCGCCGCCGTGCTTTGCAGCATGTACCACAAGACCGACGATGTCATCTGGATGGGCTTCACCATCACCTTCATGCTGGTGCCCGCTGTGCTCATTCAACTGGCGCTGACCTTCATCCACAGAGACCTGGGTCGGGACCGGCCTCTGGTCCTCTTcctgcacctgctgctgctgggcccTGTCATCAGGTGGGAGACGGTCAGGTGGTGCGACACGCAGGCATGGTCATGGtcagggggtgggggtggggattGGCATGTTAACGGAGAGTTCACTACAAATCTTACCTTGCATTACTCTTGTTCCACATCAGTGTGTTAGACACGTGAAGGTGTTTCCTGGCAGACGGTGGTCgatgcaaaaacatgcaaaaacacccATATGTTTGTTAAAAAGTCACGTCTGCACAAAGAGGCAACGTTATTAAAGAAACGTTTGGAATATTTTTAGAGCTgtaatgattaatcaattagttcgTTAACTGTcttgataatcgattaatcggTTTAAGAAAAAAGTCTAAATTCTCTGATCCCAGTTTGTTAAGTGTGACTGTTTTGtggtttcttcactcctctgtgacagttAACTGAAAGTCTTTGAGTTTGAGTacgtcatcttgggctttgtGAAACGCTGATGAATGTTTTTCGCCTGTCATCCTCTGATATTTTATGGGCCAAACCAAAAAATACTCATAATTAATGCATCTACAGCTGCAGTGACCAGCATGTTATTGATTAGTTAACTGCCTGAATCTGCAGCAATTTTGATAATGAAGTTATTTAAGAAAATGTAGGACACTTACTAGAGCTTAAACAATGAATCGATTAGCctgtcaacagaaaaacaaacaaacaaacaacaacaaaacaagacaagacctttggctgtgtgatgctgtgtcGGGCTcgtttctctgctgctgatgtttcatgGACTGAACAATGAATCTTAATGAATGCTTGTTAGCTGCAGCGCTAATGCCGACTCACTCTGTTGCGGTTCATCAACTGCATTTGATGAACCACATTAATTTGCTGCAGCATCATGATAACTTGGGTGGAAAcagtgtgaatttgtgtgtgaatCACACTCCAGATGGAAAGCCTGTCCAGTTAGAGGAACAGGAAGGATGATGGGAACATAACAACCTCCCACATCACCTAAAATTCTGAATATGAGTCTGTGACGTCTCCAGAAAGGTCACGTTCACCACGGCGCTgcttcaccttttcttttaacaacactcagCTCGGAGAATCGTTGATGTTTTGAATGTGAGACAGCGTCCCGCCCTGTTTGGAATGGGCTTTGTGGCTTCAAGTCTCCTCTTGGTGGTGTGTCCTCGGTTGAACCCCCTGCAGTCAAAACTAAAACTGAAGACTAGTCCGTCAAATGCCTCTGCAGAGCTGGCATCCACCCTAGTAACACATCAGTCACATTTATCGCCCGTATGCCAGTCAGTGGTATGACCTCATCTCAGGATAATGGCGCCCAGAGGCCTCGGCGCTGCGGGCCAGTCAGACCGTTGATCTAAGGAGAGAGAGGTCGGGCTGGGGACGTCGCCAGAGAGACTTCTAGAAATAATACAGCTTGATTTTCCTGGAAACCAGAGAAAGCAGGCCGGCAGGTATTtaggaaaagcagcagacaaGTGTTCTTTAAAGTCTGCAGCGTTTAAAAAAGTTCAGAGGTGCGATTACACCGTGCTTGGTGAGGGAGgtgttctgtttatttacagcCATTCACTTTGTCTTAGCCGAGAGACCTGTTTGACGAACTGTGACTCATGCAGGAAGATGTAGGCGGAGGCGTCCTCTGAAATTCAAATCCACACTTGATACCCTCTCTTTGCCTCCCTCTGAACTTTGATTTGTCAACAGTGAGCCCTGAGGGGCCGCAGTCCTATTAGAGTTTAATTGAAGGGTGTGTTTCTTTCACGGAGCAGGACATAAAGCCTTCTGTTCAACTGCGTTGCCACAGGTTGAATGCATTGCAAGAGAAAGCATTGCTGAAAGGAATATAAATGACTTGATATGtggctttcagctgcagccgAAAACAGTCCAACATATTCAGAACAGTTATAGGAAAAGTACGCAGAGATGATATAGAAATAAAGATCTAGGAGAGCTGCAGATGAGACACAGGCAGTCTTAGTTTTGCTGCCATTCaggagacaggaaatgatgttaTCTCCAATGCTGAGCTGGTTTTGATTTGAGCAGGTCTGCTGTATAATGCAGGGCATCAAAACGGATAAAACGCAGTCTCTTTGCAGAATACAGAACAAAGACGTGCATAATTCCATAATGAATGCCATTTGAGCCAAAGCGCTCGACAAATCAGGATGCTGTAACACAAGCACAGAGGCCAGGCCTGTCCTTTATTGCAGCAGCGCTTCATGCAGATTTTCTGTTCCCACAGTTAACTGGACCAAGGTCAGGCTCAGGTCTATTATTATCTACTAACATGCTGCAGATAAGGCCACACATGTCGGCGCAGGACagcacctgcagctgcagagtctgTTCACAGTGAAGTGGCCTAAAGCTTAGAAGCACTAAGAGTGCATTATGTGACATTTCGGCTGTTCCTGAGCTCATACAGTAGCGTCCTTTATGCAAtcgtgtgttcatgtgtttacctgtggaatgatccaaacaggtgtttttggagcattccacatctttcccagtctttcgttgctcctgtcccaacgtgtttgaaacgtgttgctgcgtcaaattcagaataagcagatatttacaaaaatcaaggaAGCTGTGCACTAgtattatccatattggcaacagtatttctataatctgtacataatgtacacacacatagctgATTCTTTTCGTTCTATATCCCGTATCTTGACCCTTTCGTGCcgctgtttttgctttttgtaacaCTTGGAGgcttaatttccccagtgtgggatcaataaagtcttatcttatgtGAGTACAAACTTTGATCACAATCCAGCCAGCAGTAAAGACATCTCAGTGTGGACAGAGGAACTTCCAGACTGACCCTGCCTCAGAGCTGCTACAGCAGCACAACCAAAAACCATCCAGGAAAAAAAGTAAGccaccaaaaccaaaagcagcTGTTATCTGTCAGCTACACGCTCATTTATGATCCCGAGCACATAATATCACAGCGAGCCGGTGCAACCGTGCTGGCTGCATCTCTAATGTGAGCCTCGCGAACTATCGCTATCATCTGTTACACTGAGCCGtagcctctctgctgctttcaatgCGGCAGCGAGGCCAGAAAACAAATGCTGGGGTTGTTATTGCCGAGCGTTTCGCTCTGTTCTGTCCTGCGTTGGTCTGTTTTATTTCGAGCTGTCCTTATTCccgctctgctgcagtgagcgGGCTCCTCTCGGCTCAGATGGGAGGCTTCCTGTGTGATTCAGGGATGGTGTAATTGCTGATCTCGTGGCTGCTTAGTCAAACATAACATGTCTGCTATCAGAAGTGGGATTGAAGATAACTGCAAGTAAATCTATTTAAGTTGTTTTGGAGTTCAGCAGAAGACAGTTAGACACAGTATCCACACAGCAACTTTAAGGAGGGAGGCCTGGTTATCAAGTGGAGGGGGGGCCTTGTCTGAACTTGTCTCCTTAAGTATGTGATCCTGCTCCTGAAGCAGGGACAGAAAGTGCATAATTACTCTGTCATGTTGAGCCAGCCTCAGCATGCAgagctctttgtttgtgtctctttgtctttgacacACTCCACAGTCTGATGGGGTAATCCCAAGTGACCAAATCTTGCTAAAGAGCTGTTGAAAGAATTTCCTGAATGCGTTCGTCCTGTTTAGTCAGAGAATATCAGTATTTCAGATGTCACAGGAGTCTCTTTTTCGAGGCAGTTCCTCTTCTTTCATGTGGGTTTTTGTCTCACCGTAACGCTGCgttcacacactgcaggaacAGATTGCATGTTTAGACTGCAAATACAGAGCCGTGGCCTGTGTTTCCTTTTAGAAATCCATAAGACGCTGCCTCGGAAGTCAGCATATTGATTCTCTGGACTAATGTATTCACCAGTaaggctgtttttttcccccctaagTGAAATTCAGTCTGCCTCTTAGTGGCTTTGCAGAATCCTAAGTGCACGTTGGCTGGAGTTCAGTACCCTCATCCTCCGTCCTCGCCCCATTGAGCTGCCAGATTTCCAGGGAAAGGATGTCAGTAGATCAGGTTTTTGTGCCTTCGCCGTGACTCTAACGTAACCTTGTACACTAACGCCGAATGACCCTCATCTGCCTGTGGCTACCAGCCTGGCAGTGAATACACcaggagtgagtgtgtgctgggTTAGAGATAAGTGTGTTTCCAAATAACAACAAGATTTCCCCTGCCAGCCTCGAAGGTTTGGGTCAAGCACAGTTCAGGGACATGTGTGGAGGCTTGGCACTGTGCCGTGTTTGAAAGTCAGGAGTTCATacgagcagcagctgaagcaaCAGCCTCTGAAAATGtcctgctgctgactgtggaGGGTCAGGACAGCACATAGCTGAACCACGGAGAAGCAGACTCATGTGAGATTCTAATGTCCAACATTGGAGGCTTTGGAGCAAAAGATAACATTCCAGCACCGTGATGTGAGCTTTGCTGCTGCGGTGGGAATCCTCAGAGGGCTGGGTTTGTCTGCAGAGCGCACATGTGCAGCACTGTGAGCCTTCAGCTCATTTTTATTCAGGGATTATAACGCTcacatgttgttgttggcaGGTGGAAACCTTGCACTTCCAGTTTAGGCAGGTTCCCTGTTTTGGTTTCAACGTGGGACTTTGTAATAATTAACTTTAGCGTCATTTTGGgcctccaaaaaacaaaaaaacagccttcAAATTCTGCTTAGAAACACAGACTTTGCCATAAATCCCTCAGTATTTGCTGAATTCTAAAAAGGCCTCTTTAAAGGTAGCAGTCTGCATTTTCTGCACAGAAAGCTCTTGCAGTGAAAACCACGTTTTGCTCTTCATGagctcttctttctttccacgCTGCAGCCGAACACAGGGAGCATTTACCTTGCAAACGTTAAGAGCGCCACACCCCGATATTTCCAGCGCATACATTCAGCCCTCAGGGaactgtcttttctgtcctctgcccGCCCTCTGGTGGATTCTCTgtgttgtgcttgtgttttttagGTGTGATTTACAAAGAAAACTCTGTCGATGAGGGATCGCTTGTATGAAATAGTACTTCTGACATCAATGCTGTGGCTGTGACAAGTACTTAAATATCTAATTATAAACTCCTGAACTGAAGCTGTGACCACAAACTGCTGAAGATTTCCTCTGATGCTTTATTCTGCTCATGCCTTAAATATTCACACTGTGATgattaaatgataaatgatgttTAAACATAAGACGCCAAAACATCCAGCTGTGGTGTCCCGTAacttaaacacaacactgcacTGCCCTCTGTTGGTGTGACAGTGTTACTCCACTCACAGTCACTGTTCTTATGTCCGCAGGTGTTTCCAGGCTCTGGTGGTCTATTTCAAGGCGGGTAAAAAAGAGGAGCCTTACGTCACCATTTCCAGGAAGATCAGTCTGAAGAAGGGAAAGGGGACGCCCATGGAGTGGGAAATCGGCCAATCGGAGCGCATCCTCGCCACTCACAGAAACGCTTTCAAACGCACAGCGGTCATCCAGGCTTTTCTGGGCTCCACGCCTCAGCTGACGCTCCAGCTGTACGCCACCATCCAGGAGAAATACTTCCTCCCTATAAGATGTAAGAGTGACTGAGGGGTTAGGGTTCATGCAGGTGTTCCATGATGTGGATGTTAAAAACTTTACAGTGTTGCATCCTGGTCTTTATTCATGGTCAGGTTGGAAACACCTCTAAAAATGGTGAAAGTCTTTGAGGTGGTGTAGATCAGTCTATATAACGCCAGTCTGCTCATATGAAGCGGGTATAATGTTGATCatgttgacaaacattttttagcgtgttagcatgctaacatttgctcatCAACAAGAAACACAGCACATCTGAGACCGATGGGAGCGTCgttagctttgcaggtatttactCACAGAAAGTGAATAGATCGTGGCTGCACTGAATCATGGTGACTTTATGTTGGTAATATTTGGATTTCTCTGTGCTGGAGACGATTAATAATGACTCATCATCATAAAGTATAACAGATGACTTCTGCTTGTTTTCGCAGGTGTTCTGATGATCATCACCCTGATCTCCATCACATATGGGGCTCTTGTGTGCAGCGTTCTGGCCATCCAGATCAGGTATGACGACTACAAGGTGCGGCTGCGCCCTGCAGCCTACCTGTGCATGATCGTGTGGAGAGGCTTGGAGATTGCCACCCGGATCACTGCACTGGTCCTCTTCAGCACGGCGCTCACGCAGTGGGTGATCCTCGTCGGCATGGTTaacctgctcttcttcttcttcctcccctgGGCCGAGTTCTGGGCCAGGAAAGGCTCGCTGACCCAGGACGTGGAGAAAAACTTCTCGAAGCTCGGCACCATAGTGGTGCTGACCATGTTCACGCTGCTCTACGCCTGCATCAACGTCTTCTGCTGGTCGGCGGTGCAGCTGGACTTCACCCATCGAGAGCTCATCGAGAGGAAGCAGCACTGGGGCCGCCTGGCCATGTACTACTGTGGACGCTTCGTCGAGAACTTTGTCCTCATCACGTTCTGGTACTTCTTCAAGTCGGACTTCTACGAGTACGTGTGCGCGCCGCTGCTGGCCGTCCAGCTGCTGATCTGCTACAGCCTGGCCgtgctcttcatgctgctcttCTACCAGTTCTGCCACCCCTGCAGACGCCTCTTCAAGTACAACGTCCACGACTGCCTGCACTGCGTCTGCTGCGTTAAAGGAACCACGGGAGCGAGAGGAAGACGAAGGAAGCCGGCGCCCTCGTACTCCACTGCTGGCACCATGGTGCTGGTGGCGGAGGAGCCGCTGGAGCCACTGGACCCCCAAAACTCAGAACCCCCCGACCTCACCAGTCAGCTGGGAGAGGGTGACACAGCTATTGTTGAGGACATGATGGAAGCAGCCTGAGGGGCTTTGTGAcgaattaaataaacaaatttaACTTCTCTAATGTAGAAATGCAGCTGGTGCTGCAGGGTGCACTGCTGAACAAGACCTCGAACACAAAAACCTgaatgagtttgtgtttttgagttaGCAAAGCGATGTGTTAGAGAACAAActtctgcctttttctcttaAGTGCACAGAACTTTACTCACTCATGGTTCTGAGAGGGATTTAGGTTAGCACCTGATGTCTGTATGGGGGGGTGATTACGTACACTTAGGGCACCACAAGGCCCCAGTATACCAAAGAATGTAGCAGGCCGAGATATGCGGCGATGCACAAAGACTGCGTTGAGAGAGCAGCAGTGGGTCAGGTACAGGACTGAGCCAGGTGTGCAGGAAACGTGCCAAGTGTGTCTGAAGCGGGAACACCCCCAGTTTACTTCCTCTCAGGGTTATCACACCATGAACGCCCCCTTTGCACACGTTTGCAGCTGCactaaaacaaactaaaaaaaaaaaattaaaaaaatatagcAGGAGTGCAAGAAAAGGTCAGAAGAAGAATTTTTCTTCCTCATACCAGACTGCATGAACCTGCTGTGATGAATGCCTTGTGTTGTTCACAGTCCAGCCAGGTTGCCttgattaaagaaaaaaaaaaaactttggcaAGTGAAAGGTGGAAATATGTGAGAGACGGATGAAAGATTCCTCTTAAGGGAAAATCAGGCGTGCGTCTTTCAGAGATAACCTTAAATTTGCATTAACAATACTGACACTGAATTAGCTTCTACTTTATTGAAGTGCTTCCAcggtttgcttgtttttttatgtttggtgTTGTTTGTTCGTTCGGTGCCTTGACTGTTTTACTTGAAACTTAAATAAAAGAATCTGTCTGCACACTCGCTCCTGTCTAATTTTTTTCTATAAATGAAATCCAGTCACTCATAATTTgtcacaaacaataaaaatttATTTGTCCATAAATCTGATTGTGTCAGAGTCCAGCAGAGTAAAATTTCCTGGATGGCGCAACAGTCACTTCCTCATGACTACAGTGTGCACTTGTTTTACCAACCCGAGTTTCCAGCCGGCAGGAATGTGGTCCTTCTGCAGGAGGAAAGCAACAATTAACTCGCTTCAGCCTCCACGTGTCGCATCACCTGCGcacctgaggaggagggaggagtcCAGGTAGGAGGGTGTAAGATAAAAAGCGCGAGACGGCAGAGGATGCAGGGAAGCGGCTGCGAGGCGAGACCAAGCGCTCATCATGGGTAACTGGATTATCAACCATGGGCTTACATCCTTCATACTGGTGAGTTCTCCATAGTTACGCATGAGGAATTCAATTTGTCAAATCGCGGAGGACTAAGAAGTGACAAGAGTTTACGCACAGTCCAAACTCCTGTAACTTTTTAAGTAAATAGACTAATTAGGATTAAAATCCTTTTGAAAGAGTATTTTTGTAACGGGAACATGATCCTGGCTGTGTTTGCAGGTGGTCTGGATGGGCATCAACATCTTCCTCTTCGTCTGGTTTTACCTCCTGTACGATTTGGAGGATCGGTTTTTCTACACGCGCCATCTTTTAGGGGTGAGTAAACGGAATCGCTTGTATGCCTTTTTGATCACTCTGATCACACTCAGACTCATATGAACATACGCACGTGTTATTTCAGTCTGCCTTGGCCTGGGCCAGAGCTCCCGCAGCAGTCCTCAACTTTAACTGCATGCTGATCCTCCTCCCGGTGTGCAGGAACCTGCTGTCCCTGCTGCGAGGCTCCTTCGTGGTAAGACCTTTATGTTTTCACAGCAGGGCGAGGCGCAGTGTCACTGGGCATAATGTCATTATATTCTGACAGTGGAAAATTTTCATTTATGTCTCACAAACTCGTTTGACCGCTGCACGTCTGAGAAACATAGGCGAGATTCTCTCACcaaaccttttcttttaaattcaaacatgttttcatctcttAATTAAATAATATAAGGTTAATTTTAATGTGACCACACgttttgtttaatgttgttttagtAATGTTAGCAATGCAAATGAAGTTA contains:
- the xkrx gene encoding XK-related protein 2; amino-acid sequence: MCEVAMEEQERDISDIDPQECPSVVENGVMLVVNHSRVHPPFSIVLATVLYCAEFVTAAVLCSMYHKTDDVIWMGFTITFMLVPAVLIQLALTFIHRDLGRDRPLVLFLHLLLLGPVIRCFQALVVYFKAGKKEEPYVTISRKISLKKGKGTPMEWEIGQSERILATHRNAFKRTAVIQAFLGSTPQLTLQLYATIQEKYFLPIRCVLMIITLISITYGALVCSVLAIQIRYDDYKVRLRPAAYLCMIVWRGLEIATRITALVLFSTALTQWVILVGMVNLLFFFFLPWAEFWARKGSLTQDVEKNFSKLGTIVVLTMFTLLYACINVFCWSAVQLDFTHRELIERKQHWGRLAMYYCGRFVENFVLITFWYFFKSDFYEYVCAPLLAVQLLICYSLAVLFMLLFYQFCHPCRRLFKYNVHDCLHCVCCVKGTTGARGRRRKPAPSYSTAGTMVLVAEEPLEPLDPQNSEPPDLTSQLGEGDTAIVEDMMEAA